Part of the Papaver somniferum cultivar HN1 unplaced genomic scaffold, ASM357369v1 unplaced-scaffold_18, whole genome shotgun sequence genome is shown below.
aattatttggatacgactagatttatcttggatattgatttttgagattgtccAGGTACTCTgaacaatcaggttcatggaccttgtgtctatatacaAACTGATTGAGTggaggttgagatattaactctatatacatattgtcaaggatcattaagttcgTCTACTTgcgattgtattaagttttgtctatacatgttaccgaacgaaaaagttgggtgtatttggtatcccgtGTGTTTTCAGTACTTATTAGGGGGAGTGCCATCATCAAAGGTGCATTTACTGGATATATCGCGTTGTGCTCTTTTTCcatcgtcaaggttttgtccaactgggtttttcttgtcaaggtttcAATGAGGAAACATATGCATGTCCAGCAATGTTTGAGTCTTTATAGGCTTatgcaatttcaggtttttctcttttggGTTTTCCTGCTATATTTGTAATTACTTAACCACAGTGGTCATCAGGGAGAGTGTTATAAACCAAATTTATTTACTAATATGCCCTTCGTATCTAATATTAGGGTTTACATATCTTGAGAACCTAATAAGTATTTTATCTATATAAATAGAACCTTAACGGCCCATTATAATTATACACGGATTAATAGGCTTAACCCTAGGCCTGTCAATgtatatccgttatccgttagtCGTATCCGATTACCCGGTTTTCGTTAGGTTTAGTTCCGCTATATCCGTTAGCCGTAACCGATAACTTAACGGATATTTTTGTGTTAACGTAACGACATCGGTTTAGGAGTTTCCGTTAGCCTTATTTCCGTTTTTGTACCCGCTAACATATATACCCATTCATCCATTTAGCCTTTAGCCCATACATATTTTCATTCACATCGAAGAGAAACTAAGAAAACACCTTACCTATCCAGTCCTCGTTCATGTCTTCTTCTCCTCATCTCTTATGAATCTTATTCTTCTGCTCATTAGTTCGTCCGAGACTCTTAGTTACCAACATCATCTCTTCAtatcttttctagggtttttcttaAATTATATTTTGAGTTCAATTTTGATTCTAAAatttgatttagggtttcagaagtgatttgTAAAATTAGAATTTGATGGAGAGTGTAGTTTGATTTAGTGAagaatttggtttgattttgtttacGGGAATACAGATTTTgaattattgaaattgattttgaacAAAGCAATAAGAACAAGCTGCTATTGTTGCTGTTCATATGGATTTGATTGATGAATATATGACGAGGTTGAGTAGAAATTAGGGATAGGTTTGTATCCAATTTGATTTTACAATAAGAAATTGAGCCAAGAAAAGACAATAAATTGGATGGATGAGTTTATGTTGGAATCAAACATGGATCAATTTCACAGAGAGGATGGTTCTGTTGTTGTGGTTAATTAATAGCAAGGATGATTCAAATGGGTCTGGTGATGTGAGATGAATGATTATGTGGTATTGTTGGTGTTGATTGCAGATGTAGTTCTAATGGAAGTGTTGATGATCTGAGATGACACTGGTACTCAGTGAAGATGGTGGTGTAGCTGTTGGGTTTTTttaacggaaattatcggaaaATTATCCGTTATCCGATAAGTCCAACATAACGGTAATGGTTTTGAATTTCATAATTCCGTCGGCACTTACCGGATATCGGTTAACCGCTAATTTTAATGGCAACGGTAGCGGCATAACCATTATTTGTTACGTTTTAAGTACCGTTGACAGCCCTACTTAACCCATTTAATTAATGAATAGGTTAAGCCTATTAATCTTTGATCAGTGAATGGGTTGGGCCTGTGAATCGGCCTAAACCTCTATCACTGAGTTCTCTTTTCCtgacaaaaaaaaatgtaaatatatactccctccgttattttttttgagaaaattaagaaaattaagagaactaattattgaaagtggtcttcaagacttgtcaataaaagaagtgaagtaatTGTCCCCATAACACTTGTCaaccaaagaaataagtgaaatggtccacataacacttgtcatcaaaagactggtctatttttttgaaataattatttatagaaactggcttATTAAAAAGCAACGAAGGGAATACATACAAGTAGATTCTTCATAGAATCCccctatttttgtttgttttgtttccttCTCGTTTTACAAGAAAAGGTACATTTTGGGTCAGAAGGGCAAATTattggaaaacaaaacaaatccaaTTTTTTCTTGTCAAAACCTCTGCAAGGAAAGGAAGGTTATTTgtacaagtaaaaaaaaaaagaaacacttTCCACAAAGATCAATTATCGTAGTATCAAAACAAATTCCAGCCtactcacttttttttttctttttcttttttccttctctctaCAGGGAATGTACACAAATATGAATGCCAAAACAAAGACTAAAAGAAAGGGTAAAAATATATATAGAAACAGTGTTAAAATAAGAGGAAAAAAAGGGGGAAACCTCCATGAAAAAAAGATTAGGTAAGAAAGGGGAAAAAGTGTCAATCTACTCAACTACTGGAATTCTTAGCTTTGAATTTTGACATGTCCACTAGATCTCCAAACAACTTATCTTCTGGCTTGGACTGTTTCATGGGTGATTTATACGAAGAATAGGAAGTAGCAGAGCTCCTCAGTGAACTGTTATCTTGCGCACCACCACCTCCATACATCATTGCCCTTTGTTGTTCATAGAGCTGAGTCATGTGCTGACCGCTCTGTTGCATCATATGAGGATTATTCACAGAACTAAAATTGCCACCTCCATAACCGTGCATCGTCTGAGGAGGGACCATTCCCCCCATCATTTGACCTCCTCCATGCCTTGTCTGAGGAACCATTCCCCCCATCATCTGACCTCCACCGTACATCGACTGAGGAGGAACCATTCCCCCCATCATTTGACCTCCGTGCATTTGCTGCTGATTAGGCATACCCATATTGCTCTGGATTGGATGGTTTTGTAGTGATGTTAGCTGGCCACTTGTGATTGGTTGAACGTACATACCCACAACTTGTTCGTTCCCCATTGGCTGTCCATATGGGCCATTTTGTGCTGGTTGGGTGTGTGGGACCACTACCTGAGTCATCTGCATTGGTGGTTGTTGAGGATTTGTGACTATGTTATTGTTTGTTGCCTGAACCTCCCAGGGTGGTGGTGGGAAGGCCTCACTGCTGCTTTGAGGACCTAACAACAGTAAAAGATCTATAGTCATTGACGGATCCGAAAAACCAAGAAAGATAACTGTTCAATATTACACTGGAAAATATGAATTAATAGAGAACAAGGTGGATACATACTGTAAAGAGACTGGGGCTGCTGTTGATTCAAGCCCTGAGCAACTTGGCCATTCCACGAAGGATTAGGTGGTTGGCCGAATGGTGATTCATATGAAGGTGGGGCACTGCCATTTGTATAAAatgtttgttgttgctgtggCTGAAATTGCGATGTTGGAGGGTAAGTTTGTCCAGCTCCATAGGTTGGCTGAGAACCTGAGTTTATGTTACTCTGTGAAAACATATCGGTAAGAGCAAGGATGTTGTTCTGCTGAGATGATACAGGTGTGGTGGGCTGTGGTGCATCAACAGGAACAAGAGCTAGTGAATTGTCAAAATCTTCACCGCTGAGGAGGTCCATTTTTGGATCAACCTTTACTGAAGGGGGAGTGATCGAACCATTGGATGGAGGTACAGGTACCAGTAACGGAACAGGCTGGCTTGTACTTGCACCTGAACTGGCCCTGCATTGGAAAACCAAATTATACTTGGTCCTTACTGCAGCAATATATGTGTCGCATGCTTTTAGTTTGCTAATGCATATAACAAATGTAAACAGCAAATGTGGTCTGTTCCAGAAATAAGTCGCAACCATTCCAGTAGCTATAACAAAATGCACAGACGCtatagaaaacaaagaagaatgaGAAAATCTCTTTACCTCCCATCAGGATGTGCGGTATCATCTTTAGTCCCAACAGCATCATCGATATCCACTAATGACTGAAGAATTTTTGGTTTCTCTACGGTAACAGAGGTTCTGGATTTCTCAAGGCCAGCAGAACCTGATGCGATTGATTCATGTTTGGCAAGTACACGCTGCAAATCATCATTCAGTGCTAGACCTTGACAGAGAAGCTCTTCATCCCTAATAAAAAGTTCAGCATTGCATAACTGTACAATTCAAAGAGAAAAGAAGATCCCCAAATTCTAGTTTAAAAATGAATGTAGAGAAGGTCTTACGAAGTCGTGTTAACAAGGTGTACCACCCTCTGCTTGTATGTGCGGCACTGATCAACTAGGTCAACGATCACCTCTTGTCTAAGACCCTGCCAAATGGCATTATGATGATTCAGtaaaatatacatatattttatttaataaaataCAATATGCTAGAGTGGACCTTATACCTCTCTGTTCCCTGGATCAAGAGCACTTAGCATTTCAGCAAGGACATCCATGATACCACGCGCATTCTGAACCTCTGTCACACTGAAAAGCAGATATAGATCAAATACACGGGAGGGCAACCAAATTACTGCTACACAGGATAGCATTTACAAATACACTGAGCAGAACA
Proteins encoded:
- the LOC113337921 gene encoding TOM1-like protein 9 isoform X2, which translates into the protein MHVAEKDILHEMVRIVKKKPDFRVKEKILILIDTWQEAFGGPRARYPQYYAAYQELLRAGAVFPQRSERAPIFTPPQTQPLSSYPQNIRNADHQPDAPESSGVSDLPTLSVTEVQNARGIMDVLAEMLSALDPGNREGLRQEVIVDLVDQCRTYKQRVVHLVNTTSDEELLCQGLALNDDLQRVLAKHESIASGSAGLEKSRTSVTVEKPKILQSLVDIDDAVGTKDDTAHPDGRASSGASTSQPVPLLVPVPPSNGSITPPSVKVDPKMDLLSGEDFDNSLALVPVDAPQPTTPVSSQQNNILALTDMFSQSNINSGSQPTYGAGQTYPPTSQFQPQQQQTFYTNGSAPPSYESPFGQPPNPSWNGQVAQGLNQQQPQSLYSPQSSSEAFPPPPWEVQATNNNIVTNPQQPPMQMTQVVVPHTQPAQNGPYGQPMGNEQVVGMYVQPITSGQLTSLQNHPIQSNMGMPNQQQMHGGQMMGGMVPPQSMYGGGQMMGGMVPQTRHGGGQMMGGMVPPQTMHGYGGGNFSSVNNPHMMQQSGQHMTQLYEQQRAMMYGGGGAQDNSSLRSSATSYSSYKSPMKQSKPEDKLFGDLVDMSKFKAKNSSS
- the LOC113337921 gene encoding TOM1-like protein 9 isoform X1, which codes for MVSSSLVDRATSDQLIGPDWAMNIEICDILNHDPGQARDVVKGLKKRIGSRNSKVQLLALTLLETVIKNCGDIVHMHVAEKDILHEMVRIVKKKPDFRVKEKILILIDTWQEAFGGPRARYPQYYAAYQELLRAGAVFPQRSERAPIFTPPQTQPLSSYPQNIRNADHQPDAPESSGVSDLPTLSVTEVQNARGIMDVLAEMLSALDPGNREGLRQEVIVDLVDQCRTYKQRVVHLVNTTSDEELLCQGLALNDDLQRVLAKHESIASGSAGLEKSRTSVTVEKPKILQSLVDIDDAVGTKDDTAHPDGRASSGASTSQPVPLLVPVPPSNGSITPPSVKVDPKMDLLSGEDFDNSLALVPVDAPQPTTPVSSQQNNILALTDMFSQSNINSGSQPTYGAGQTYPPTSQFQPQQQQTFYTNGSAPPSYESPFGQPPNPSWNGQVAQGLNQQQPQSLYSPQSSSEAFPPPPWEVQATNNNIVTNPQQPPMQMTQVVVPHTQPAQNGPYGQPMGNEQVVGMYVQPITSGQLTSLQNHPIQSNMGMPNQQQMHGGQMMGGMVPPQSMYGGGQMMGGMVPQTRHGGGQMMGGMVPPQTMHGYGGGNFSSVNNPHMMQQSGQHMTQLYEQQRAMMYGGGGAQDNSSLRSSATSYSSYKSPMKQSKPEDKLFGDLVDMSKFKAKNSSS